A stretch of the Mycobacterium shigaense genome encodes the following:
- a CDS encoding 3-oxoacyl-ACP reductase: MTSSTNATDLSGKVAVVTGAAAGLGRAEAVGLARLGATVVVNDIKAALDASDVIDEISAAGSKAVAVAGDISERSTADELVAAADGLGGLAVVVNNAGITRDRMLFNMTDEEWDQVIAVHLRGHFLLTRNAATYWRNKAKDAGGSVFGRIVNTASEAGLVGPVGQANYGAAKAGIISLTSTAARALGRYGVCANAICPRARTAMTADVFGTTPDVEEGGVDPLSPDHVVSLVQFLSSPAAARVNGQVFIVYGPQVTLVSAPVAEHRFVAEGPAWDPAQLSGALEDYFAGRDPEKGFSAVGLMEQ, encoded by the coding sequence TTGACTAGCAGCACGAACGCGACCGACCTATCCGGAAAGGTCGCGGTGGTGACCGGTGCGGCCGCGGGACTGGGACGCGCCGAGGCCGTCGGCCTGGCCCGGCTGGGCGCCACCGTCGTCGTCAACGACATCAAGGCCGCACTGGATGCCTCGGACGTCATCGACGAAATCAGCGCGGCGGGCTCCAAAGCCGTTGCGGTGGCCGGCGACATCAGCGAGCGCTCCACCGCCGACGAGCTGGTTGCCGCCGCGGACGGGCTGGGTGGCCTGGCCGTCGTGGTGAACAACGCCGGCATCACCCGGGACCGGATGTTGTTCAACATGACCGACGAGGAATGGGACCAGGTCATCGCCGTGCACCTGCGCGGTCACTTCCTGCTCACCCGCAACGCGGCGACCTATTGGCGCAACAAGGCGAAAGACGCCGGCGGCTCGGTCTTCGGCCGGATTGTCAACACCGCGTCGGAGGCCGGCCTGGTGGGCCCGGTTGGCCAGGCCAATTACGGCGCGGCCAAGGCCGGCATCATTTCGCTGACCTCGACGGCCGCCCGCGCGCTGGGACGCTACGGCGTTTGCGCCAATGCGATCTGCCCGCGGGCCCGCACCGCGATGACGGCAGACGTGTTCGGTACGACACCCGACGTCGAGGAGGGCGGCGTCGACCCACTCTCGCCCGACCATGTGGTGAGCCTGGTGCAATTCCTGTCGTCCCCGGCGGCGGCACGGGTCAACGGGCAGGTGTTCATCGTCTACGGCCCGCAGGTTACGCTGGTTTCGGCGCCGGTCGCCGAGCACAGGTTCGTCGCGGAAGGCCCCGCGTGGGATCCGGCGCAACTCAGCGGTGCACTAGAAGACTACTTTGCTGGCCGCGACCCGGAGAAGGGCTTTTCTGCGGTCGGACTCATGGAACAATAG
- a CDS encoding ferredoxin, producing the protein MRVIVDRDRCEGNAVCLGIAPDIFDLDDEDYAVVKTDPIPPDQEDLVEQAIAECPRAALTRED; encoded by the coding sequence GTGCGGGTGATCGTGGATCGTGACCGGTGCGAAGGGAACGCGGTTTGCTTGGGAATCGCGCCGGATATCTTCGACCTGGACGATGAGGACTATGCCGTCGTGAAGACCGATCCCATTCCGCCCGATCAGGAAGATCTGGTCGAGCAGGCGATCGCCGAGTGCCCGCGTGCCGCCCTGACGCGCGAAGACTAG
- a CDS encoding acyl-CoA dehydrogenase, whose amino-acid sequence MRISYTPEQEELRRELRSYFTTLMTPERREALTSTQGEVGTGTAYRDTVAQMGKDGWLTLNWPKEYGGQDRSPMDSLIFTDEAAIAGVPVPFLTINSVAPTIMAFGTEEQKTFFLPKIAAGELHFSIGYSEPGAGTDLANLRTTAVRDGDDYVINGQKMWTSLIAYADWVWLAVRTNPDAKKHRGISMLTVPTTAEGFSWTPVHTMAGVDTSATYYSDVRVPVSNLIGEENGGWKLVTNQLNHERVALVSPQPIFLALREVREWAQNTKDSGGARLIDSEWVQLNLARVHAKAEVLKLINWELASASSEALNPADASAAKVFGTELATEAYRLLMEVLGTAATVRQDSPGALLRGRVERMHRACLILTFGGGTNEVQRDIIGMVALGLPRNR is encoded by the coding sequence ATGCGCATCAGTTACACCCCTGAACAGGAGGAGCTGCGTCGCGAGCTGCGGTCGTACTTCACCACACTCATGACCCCCGAGCGTCGCGAGGCACTGACCTCGACGCAGGGCGAGGTCGGGACCGGCACCGCGTATCGCGACACCGTCGCGCAGATGGGCAAGGACGGCTGGCTGACCCTGAACTGGCCCAAGGAGTACGGCGGCCAGGACCGCTCCCCGATGGACTCGCTGATCTTCACCGACGAAGCGGCCATCGCGGGCGTGCCGGTACCGTTCCTGACGATCAACAGCGTGGCACCGACGATCATGGCGTTCGGGACAGAGGAGCAGAAGACATTCTTCCTGCCCAAGATCGCCGCCGGCGAACTGCACTTCTCGATCGGCTACTCGGAACCCGGTGCCGGTACCGACCTGGCCAACCTGCGCACCACCGCGGTACGCGACGGCGACGACTACGTGATCAACGGCCAGAAGATGTGGACCAGCCTGATCGCCTACGCCGACTGGGTGTGGCTGGCAGTGCGCACCAACCCCGATGCCAAGAAGCACCGCGGCATTTCGATGCTGACCGTACCGACGACGGCCGAGGGTTTCTCCTGGACACCGGTGCACACCATGGCCGGCGTGGACACCAGCGCTACCTATTACTCCGACGTGCGAGTGCCGGTCAGCAACCTGATCGGCGAGGAAAACGGTGGCTGGAAGCTGGTGACCAATCAGCTCAATCACGAGCGGGTCGCCCTGGTCTCACCGCAACCGATCTTCCTGGCCCTGCGCGAGGTTCGCGAGTGGGCGCAGAACACCAAGGACTCCGGCGGGGCCCGGCTGATCGACTCGGAGTGGGTACAGCTGAACCTGGCCCGGGTGCACGCCAAGGCCGAAGTGCTCAAGCTGATCAACTGGGAGTTGGCGTCAGCGTCCAGCGAAGCGCTGAACCCGGCGGACGCGTCGGCGGCCAAGGTGTTCGGCACCGAGCTGGCCACCGAGGCCTACCGGCTACTGATGGAAGTGCTGGGCACGGCCGCGACGGTGCGCCAGGATTCGCCGGGCGCGTTGCTGCGCGGCCGGGTCGAGCGGATGCACCGGGCCTGCCTGATCCTGACGTTCGGCGGCGGCACAAACGAGGTGCAGCGTGACATCATCGGCATGGTCGCGCTCGGCCTGCCCCGAAACCGCTAA
- a CDS encoding acyl-CoA dehydrogenase family protein, whose translation MDFTTTEAANDLGGLVDTIVDSVCTPEHQRELDSLEQRFDRQLWQKLVEADILTSASASALGGDGFGALEQIAILVALGHQLAAVPYLESVMLGAGVLARFGSEDLQQGWGVPAVKGEKILTVALDGEMGEGPVQAARGGDGYRLTGTRTQVGFGTVANAFVVPAETDSGTAVFLVAADDPGVKVTPLLTTGLGSVAHLTLDGVTVDEARRVGGSEVVTWLTTLGTLGRSAYQLGVLDRGLRMTAEYAREREQFDRPIGSFQAVSQRLADGYIDVKGLRLTLTQAAWKVSEDIPAEIDVASAAFWAADAGHRVAHTIVHVHGGVGVDTDHPAHRYFLAAKEAEFALGGATGQLRRIGRELAETPA comes from the coding sequence ATGGATTTCACGACAACAGAAGCGGCGAACGACCTCGGTGGCCTGGTCGACACGATCGTGGACTCGGTGTGCACGCCCGAGCATCAGCGCGAACTCGACTCACTCGAGCAACGGTTCGACCGCCAGCTGTGGCAGAAGCTGGTCGAGGCCGACATCCTCACCAGCGCTTCGGCGTCCGCGCTGGGCGGTGACGGTTTCGGCGCGCTCGAGCAGATCGCTATCTTGGTTGCGCTGGGCCACCAACTGGCCGCCGTGCCGTATCTGGAGTCGGTGATGCTCGGCGCCGGGGTGCTGGCCCGGTTCGGCTCCGAGGACCTACAACAGGGCTGGGGCGTGCCGGCCGTCAAGGGCGAGAAGATCTTGACGGTCGCGCTGGACGGCGAGATGGGCGAAGGACCGGTGCAGGCCGCTCGCGGTGGTGACGGCTACCGGCTGACGGGGACCCGCACCCAGGTCGGCTTCGGCACCGTGGCTAACGCCTTCGTCGTCCCGGCTGAAACCGATTCCGGCACGGCGGTTTTCCTGGTTGCTGCCGATGATCCCGGAGTCAAGGTGACCCCACTGCTGACCACCGGCCTGGGCAGCGTCGCACACCTGACACTGGACGGCGTCACGGTGGATGAGGCGCGGCGCGTCGGCGGCAGCGAGGTCGTGACATGGCTGACCACGCTGGGGACTCTGGGCCGCAGCGCGTATCAGCTCGGAGTGCTCGACCGCGGGCTGCGGATGACGGCCGAATACGCCCGCGAGCGTGAACAATTCGACCGCCCGATCGGCAGCTTCCAGGCGGTGTCGCAGCGGCTGGCCGACGGCTACATCGACGTCAAGGGGCTGCGGTTGACGCTGACTCAAGCCGCCTGGAAGGTCTCGGAAGACATTCCCGCGGAGATCGATGTGGCCAGCGCGGCGTTCTGGGCCGCGGACGCGGGACACCGCGTGGCGCACACCATCGTGCATGTGCACGGCGGCGTCGGCGTCGACACCGATCACCCGGCGCACCGCTACTTCCTGGCCGCCAAAGAAGCGGAGTTCGCGCTCGGGGGCGCCACCGGACAGCTGCGCCGCATCGGCCGTGAGCTGGCGGAAACGCCTGCCTGA
- the fadD17 gene encoding long-chain-fatty-acid--CoA ligase FadD17 translates to MDTSTDPTVTDLLVPLANIEDRGVYFEDSFTSWRNHVQLAAALAATLRARMDPGKPPHVGVLLENTPFFSAMLVAAGMSGIVPVGLNPVRRGEALSRDIRRADCQLVLADSNSAAALDGIEHVNVDTAEWATEVAAHHSAEVVFASPAPADLFMLLFTSGTSGDPKAVMVSHGKVASAGRRMLERFGLGRDDVCYVSMPLFHSNAVLVGWSVAVASQGSMALRRRFSASGFLPDVRRYGATYANYVGKPLSYVLATPEQPDDADNPLRAVYGNEGVPRDIERFGRRFGCSVQDGFGSTELGVAIARTPDTPDGALGPLPDGVDIIDPDTGQPCPPGVAGELVNTTGAGAFEGYYNDEAAMAERMRGGVYHSGDLAYRDEAGYAYFAGRLGDWMRVDGENLGAAPIERVLLRHPGVTEVAVYPVPDAIVGDQVMAAVVLRAGTEFDADQFRAFLAEQPDLGPKQWPSYVRVSAELPRTMTFKVLKRQLSAEGVDCDEPVWPIQR, encoded by the coding sequence TTGGATACTTCGACTGACCCGACCGTCACCGACCTGCTGGTACCGCTGGCCAACATCGAGGACCGGGGCGTCTACTTCGAAGACTCGTTCACCAGCTGGCGCAACCACGTCCAGCTTGCCGCCGCCCTGGCGGCAACGCTGCGCGCGCGGATGGACCCGGGCAAGCCGCCGCACGTCGGCGTGCTGCTGGAAAACACGCCGTTCTTTTCGGCGATGCTGGTGGCAGCGGGGATGTCCGGCATCGTGCCGGTGGGCCTCAACCCGGTGCGGCGAGGCGAGGCGCTCAGCCGTGACATCCGACGCGCCGACTGTCAGCTGGTGTTGGCGGACTCGAATTCCGCTGCGGCGCTGGACGGTATCGAGCATGTCAACGTCGACACCGCCGAGTGGGCCACGGAAGTCGCCGCACATCACAGCGCCGAGGTCGTCTTCGCATCACCCGCACCCGCGGACCTCTTCATGCTGCTCTTCACGTCGGGAACCAGCGGTGACCCCAAGGCGGTGATGGTCAGCCACGGCAAGGTCGCATCCGCCGGCCGGCGGATGCTGGAGCGCTTCGGACTCGGCCGCGACGACGTCTGCTATGTGTCGATGCCGTTGTTCCATTCCAATGCGGTGCTGGTCGGCTGGTCGGTCGCCGTGGCATCTCAGGGATCAATGGCGTTGCGGCGCAGGTTTTCTGCCTCTGGGTTTCTGCCGGATGTGCGCCGCTACGGCGCTACCTACGCCAACTACGTGGGTAAGCCGCTGTCCTACGTGCTCGCCACGCCGGAGCAACCCGACGATGCGGACAACCCGTTGCGCGCGGTATACGGCAATGAGGGCGTGCCACGCGATATCGAGCGATTCGGCCGGCGGTTCGGCTGCAGCGTCCAGGATGGGTTCGGCTCCACCGAGCTCGGCGTGGCCATCGCACGCACGCCGGACACACCCGACGGCGCTCTGGGGCCGCTGCCCGACGGAGTCGACATCATCGACCCGGACACCGGCCAACCCTGCCCACCGGGCGTCGCCGGCGAACTGGTGAACACGACCGGGGCCGGGGCGTTCGAGGGCTACTACAACGACGAGGCCGCCATGGCCGAGCGGATGCGCGGCGGGGTGTACCACAGTGGCGACCTTGCCTACCGCGACGAGGCGGGCTACGCGTATTTTGCTGGGCGCCTGGGCGATTGGATGAGGGTAGACGGGGAAAACCTGGGTGCCGCCCCGATCGAACGGGTGTTGCTGCGCCATCCCGGCGTGACCGAGGTGGCGGTGTATCCGGTGCCGGACGCGATAGTCGGCGACCAGGTGATGGCCGCGGTGGTGCTCAGGGCCGGCACCGAATTCGACGCCGACCAGTTCCGGGCGTTTCTGGCCGAGCAGCCCGACCTGGGACCCAAGCAATGGCCGTCCTACGTCCGAGTCAGCGCGGAGTTGCCGCGCACCATGACGTTCAAGGTGTTGAAGCGACAGCTGTCGGCCGAGGGCGTCGACTGCGACGAACCCGTCTGGCCGATTCAGCGTTGA
- a CDS encoding acetolactate synthase large subunit yields the protein MNGAQSLISTLVEAGVDVCFANPGTSEMHFVAALDTVAQMRGVLTLFEGVATGAADGYARMAGRPAAVLLHLGPGLGNGLANLHNARRAHVPMVVVVGDHATYHKKYDAPLESDIDALAGSVSGWVRRTATAADVAIDAAEAIAACKAGPYISTLILPADVSWSEGAVPAAPAPAQPPVADPLLAPEVAEVLRSGEPTVIMVGGDATRAPGLVAAARIAAATGARLLCETFPTRLERGAGVPAVDRLAYFAEAAAGQLDGAKHLVLAGAKSPVSFFAYPNTPSDLVPAGCDVHVLAGHSGAADALTTLADELAPGTTAPVAAPSRPQLPTGALTSVSAADVIGALLPERAIVVDEANTSGLLLPQATAGAPAHDWLTLTGGAIGYGIPTAAGAAVAAPDRPVLCLESDGSAMYTISGLWTQAREKLDVTTVIYDNSAYDILRIELQRVGAGSAPGPKALDLLDLSRPTIDFVKISEGMGVPARRVSTAEEFAEALRAAFAEPGPHLIDAVVPSITG from the coding sequence GTGAACGGTGCTCAGTCCCTGATCAGTACCCTGGTCGAGGCCGGCGTCGACGTGTGCTTCGCCAACCCGGGTACCTCGGAGATGCACTTCGTGGCCGCACTCGACACCGTCGCCCAAATGCGCGGCGTGCTAACCCTTTTCGAAGGAGTAGCGACCGGCGCGGCCGACGGGTATGCCCGCATGGCCGGCCGGCCCGCGGCGGTGCTGCTACACCTGGGCCCCGGATTGGGCAACGGCTTGGCCAACCTGCACAACGCGCGCCGGGCCCATGTCCCGATGGTGGTCGTCGTCGGCGACCACGCGACCTATCACAAAAAGTACGACGCCCCACTGGAATCCGATATCGACGCGCTGGCCGGCAGCGTCTCGGGCTGGGTGCGCCGCACCGCGACGGCGGCAGATGTGGCGATCGACGCGGCCGAGGCGATCGCCGCGTGCAAGGCCGGTCCTTACATCTCGACGCTGATCCTGCCCGCGGACGTTTCATGGTCGGAGGGCGCGGTTCCCGCCGCACCGGCGCCCGCGCAGCCGCCGGTGGCCGACCCGCTGCTGGCGCCCGAGGTGGCCGAGGTGCTGCGCTCGGGGGAGCCGACGGTGATCATGGTGGGCGGCGACGCGACCCGCGCTCCCGGCCTCGTCGCCGCCGCGCGGATCGCGGCGGCGACCGGCGCCCGGTTGCTCTGCGAGACCTTCCCCACGCGGCTCGAGCGCGGCGCCGGCGTCCCCGCCGTCGACCGGCTGGCATATTTCGCCGAGGCCGCCGCGGGCCAGCTGGACGGTGCCAAGCACCTCGTGCTGGCCGGCGCCAAATCCCCGGTGTCCTTCTTCGCGTACCCCAATACGCCCAGCGACCTGGTGCCGGCCGGCTGCGACGTGCATGTGCTCGCCGGGCATAGCGGCGCAGCCGACGCCCTGACGACGCTGGCCGACGAGCTGGCGCCCGGCACCACCGCGCCGGTGGCGGCCCCGTCGCGCCCCCAGTTGCCCACCGGCGCCCTGACCTCCGTGTCGGCCGCCGACGTGATCGGGGCGCTGCTGCCGGAACGGGCGATCGTCGTCGACGAGGCGAACACCTCGGGTCTGCTGCTCCCGCAGGCCACCGCCGGCGCGCCGGCCCATGACTGGCTGACCCTGACGGGCGGAGCGATCGGCTATGGCATCCCGACCGCGGCGGGCGCCGCGGTCGCCGCTCCCGATCGCCCGGTGCTCTGCCTGGAATCCGATGGGTCGGCGATGTACACGATTTCGGGCCTGTGGACTCAGGCGCGGGAAAAGCTCGACGTGACCACCGTGATCTACGACAACAGCGCCTACGACATCCTGCGGATCGAGTTGCAGCGCGTGGGCGCCGGATCGGCGCCCGGTCCCAAGGCCCTGGACCTGCTCGACTTATCTCGACCCACAATAGATTTCGTCAAGATCAGCGAGGGCATGGGGGTGCCGGCTCGTCGTGTCAGCACCGCCGAGGAATTCGCCGAGGCCCTGCGCGCAGCGTTCGCCGAGCCCGGGCCGCATCTGATCGACGCGGTCGTGCCGTCAATAACGGGCTAA
- a CDS encoding amidohydrolase family protein yields MTIDVWMQHPTARFLRSDMLASLRRWTGGAMPDADIPIDVTVASMDAAGVDLGVLCAWRGPNGQDLISNDEVADWIRLHPNRFAGLATVDLDRPMEAVRELRRRLAGGFAGLRVVPWLWGAPPTDRRYYPLFAECVESAVPFCTQVGHTGPLRPSETGRPIPYVDQVALDFPELVIVCGHVGYPWTEEMVAVARKHENVYIDTSAYTIKRLPEELVRFMKTATGQRKVLFGTNYPMIAHQQALAGLDDLGLTDRARRDFLHDNAKRVFRLEAVK; encoded by the coding sequence ATGACGATCGACGTGTGGATGCAGCACCCGACTGCGCGGTTCCTGCGCAGCGACATGCTGGCATCGCTGCGGCGATGGACGGGTGGGGCGATGCCGGACGCCGACATCCCGATTGACGTGACCGTCGCCTCGATGGACGCGGCGGGCGTCGACCTCGGCGTGCTGTGTGCGTGGCGCGGGCCGAACGGCCAGGACCTGATCTCCAATGATGAGGTCGCGGATTGGATTCGGTTGCACCCGAACCGGTTCGCCGGGCTGGCGACCGTGGATCTGGACCGCCCGATGGAGGCGGTCCGCGAACTGAGGCGGCGTCTCGCCGGCGGCTTCGCCGGCCTGCGGGTGGTGCCGTGGCTGTGGGGCGCGCCGCCCACCGACCGGCGCTACTATCCGTTGTTCGCCGAGTGCGTGGAGTCGGCGGTGCCCTTCTGCACCCAGGTCGGCCACACCGGCCCGCTGCGGCCGTCGGAGACCGGGCGCCCGATTCCCTACGTCGACCAGGTCGCCCTCGACTTTCCCGAGTTGGTGATCGTCTGCGGACACGTCGGCTACCCCTGGACCGAAGAAATGGTGGCTGTCGCCCGCAAACATGAGAATGTCTACATCGACACCTCGGCCTACACGATCAAGCGGTTGCCGGAGGAGCTCGTCCGGTTCATGAAGACTGCTACGGGCCAACGGAAGGTCTTGTTCGGCACGAATTACCCGATGATCGCCCACCAACAGGCCCTGGCGGGGCTGGACGATCTCGGGCTGACCGATAGAGCCCGCCGGGATTTTCTGCACGACAACGCCAAACGCGTCTTCAGACTGGAGGCAGTCAAGTGA
- a CDS encoding fructosamine kinase family protein, which translates to MADFVKRHHGAPDGFFACEAAGLRWLSAVDGGVACARVISFEATSLTLQRLQSVAPSREAGHAFGGRLAVTHDAGAAAFGAGPDGWDGPGFFGPLSQPLPMSLRRHHSWGEFYAQERLVPMAELAAARLDASTRRAVDSVVARCRAGDFDDDDDPARLHGDLWRGNVMWTAGGVVLIDPAAHAGHRETDLAMLALFDCPHYDAILEGYQRVRPLNAGWRNRIGLHQLFPLLAHVVLFGPGYAGQTAAAARAALAA; encoded by the coding sequence ATGGCCGATTTCGTCAAACGTCACCACGGCGCGCCCGATGGCTTCTTCGCCTGCGAGGCCGCCGGGCTGCGCTGGCTCTCGGCGGTCGACGGCGGCGTGGCCTGCGCCCGGGTCATCTCGTTCGAGGCGACCAGTCTGACGTTGCAGCGGCTGCAATCGGTGGCGCCGAGTCGCGAGGCGGGCCACGCGTTCGGCGGCCGGCTGGCCGTCACGCACGACGCGGGGGCGGCGGCGTTTGGCGCCGGGCCCGACGGCTGGGACGGGCCGGGATTTTTCGGGCCGCTGTCGCAGCCGTTGCCGATGTCGCTGCGGCGGCATCACAGCTGGGGCGAGTTCTACGCTCAGGAGCGACTGGTGCCGATGGCCGAGCTCGCGGCGGCGCGGCTCGATGCGTCGACTCGTCGCGCCGTCGACTCGGTGGTGGCGCGCTGCCGAGCGGGTGACTTCGACGATGACGACGATCCGGCGCGGCTGCATGGGGATCTGTGGCGCGGCAACGTGATGTGGACCGCCGGCGGCGTGGTGCTGATCGACCCGGCCGCGCACGCCGGTCACCGGGAAACCGACCTGGCGATGCTCGCGCTGTTCGATTGCCCGCATTACGACGCCATCCTCGAGGGCTACCAGCGGGTGCGCCCGCTGAACGCCGGGTGGCGCAACCGCATCGGCCTGCACCAGCTCTTCCCCCTGCTGGCGCACGTTGTGTTGTTCGGCCCGGGGTACGCGGGGCAGACCGCTGCCGCGGCCCGCGCCGCGCTCGCCGCCTGA
- a CDS encoding YiaA/YiaB family inner membrane protein: MSLPNNTSKNTPAFFVQAAVAFGVSFVSALGGIYFLPLDPWQRLFLGITVLFLVSSAFTLAKVIRDQQEAATVRVRLDEARVEKLLAEYDPFSAAA, from the coding sequence ATGAGTCTTCCGAACAACACATCCAAGAACACACCCGCCTTCTTCGTTCAGGCCGCCGTCGCCTTCGGCGTGAGCTTCGTCAGCGCACTCGGCGGAATTTATTTCCTGCCTCTCGATCCTTGGCAGCGGCTGTTCCTGGGAATCACCGTCCTGTTTCTCGTCTCCAGTGCGTTCACGCTGGCGAAGGTGATCCGCGATCAGCAGGAAGCCGCCACCGTACGCGTCCGACTGGACGAGGCCCGGGTGGAGAAGCTGCTCGCCGAGTACGACCCCTTCTCGGCAGCCGCCTGA
- the macS gene encoding MacS family sensor histidine kinase, translating into MLSPMASHGPDPTVPLWRAAQAFRLVSCVYALGFQIAVNPDLRRPMLGWVLFAVLIAWSAACAIAYLRGFGRRPAWVIAEVVVAVLLMASNTIVASPQWASDNQTWPTTLWASNPTISAAIQLGPIGGTLTGLVVMITNFAVKNYFALNLGHNATIIIEVAIGAAIGMAAQTARRSHDELQRAAQLAAATAERERLSREVHDGAIQVLALVARRGREIGGATAELADLASEQERALRRWVTSANIDQDQDRVTIDFRSLLRRREADRVSVSLPGTPVPLAHSAAIELDAAVGNALDNVRAHAGAAARAFVLLEDLGDAVTVCVRDDGVGIADGRLDEAARQGRLGISRSIVGRLASLGGTARLHTGTGEGTEWELCVPREGGRHG; encoded by the coding sequence ATGCTGAGCCCGATGGCGTCTCACGGTCCCGACCCGACTGTGCCGCTGTGGCGTGCGGCGCAGGCGTTCCGTTTGGTGAGCTGCGTTTACGCCTTGGGCTTTCAGATCGCCGTCAACCCGGATCTGCGTCGACCGATGTTGGGCTGGGTGTTGTTCGCGGTGCTGATCGCCTGGAGTGCGGCGTGCGCGATCGCCTACTTGCGGGGGTTCGGCCGAAGGCCCGCGTGGGTGATTGCCGAAGTTGTGGTCGCCGTGCTGCTGATGGCGTCCAACACCATCGTCGCCTCCCCGCAATGGGCGAGCGACAATCAGACCTGGCCGACGACGCTGTGGGCCAGTAACCCCACCATTTCGGCCGCCATCCAGCTCGGCCCGATCGGCGGAACGCTGACCGGTTTGGTCGTCATGATCACCAACTTCGCCGTCAAGAACTACTTCGCGCTCAACCTCGGGCACAACGCGACGATCATCATCGAGGTGGCGATCGGCGCGGCGATCGGCATGGCCGCGCAGACCGCGCGTCGCTCCCACGACGAACTGCAACGCGCGGCCCAGCTTGCCGCCGCCACGGCAGAGCGTGAGCGGCTGTCGCGCGAGGTGCATGACGGCGCCATCCAGGTGCTCGCTTTGGTCGCTCGGCGTGGCCGCGAAATCGGCGGAGCCACAGCAGAACTCGCAGATCTCGCGAGCGAGCAAGAACGCGCGCTGCGACGGTGGGTCACCTCGGCGAACATCGACCAAGATCAGGACCGGGTGACGATCGATTTCCGCTCGCTGTTGCGCCGCAGGGAAGCCGACCGCGTGTCGGTCAGCCTGCCGGGAACTCCGGTACCGCTTGCGCATTCGGCCGCTATAGAGCTCGACGCCGCGGTCGGCAACGCCTTGGACAATGTGCGCGCGCATGCCGGCGCCGCTGCCCGCGCATTCGTGCTGTTGGAGGACCTGGGCGATGCGGTCACGGTCTGCGTTCGCGACGACGGCGTGGGCATCGCCGACGGTCGGCTGGACGAGGCCGCCCGACAGGGACGCCTTGGCATTTCTAGGTCGATTGTGGGGCGGTTGGCCTCGCTGGGCGGTACCGCCCGGCTGCACACCGGGACGGGGGAAGGAACGGAGTGGGAGCTGTGCGTGCCGCGCGAAGGTGGACGCCATGGCTGA
- a CDS encoding response regulator produces the protein MADSATTVMVVDDHPIWRDAVARDLAEGGFSIVATADGVAAARRRAAAVRPDVVVMDMRLADGDGVRATAEVLAVSPSSRVLVLSASDERDDVLEAVKAGATGYLVKSASAAELAEAVSATAAGRAVFTPSLAGLVLGEYRRIAQSKDSGSKHPSLTERETEVLRHVAKGLSAKQIAERLSLSHRTVENHVQATFRKLQVANRVELTRYAIEHGLDDEAD, from the coding sequence ATGGCTGACTCCGCGACGACGGTGATGGTCGTCGACGATCACCCGATCTGGCGCGACGCGGTGGCCCGCGACCTGGCCGAGGGCGGCTTCAGCATTGTCGCCACCGCCGACGGCGTGGCCGCCGCGCGGCGCCGGGCGGCGGCGGTCAGGCCCGACGTGGTGGTGATGGACATGCGGCTGGCCGATGGCGACGGCGTGCGGGCGACGGCTGAGGTTCTCGCGGTATCGCCGTCCTCGCGAGTGCTGGTGCTGTCGGCGTCCGACGAGCGCGACGACGTGCTCGAGGCCGTCAAGGCCGGGGCCACGGGGTATCTGGTCAAGAGCGCGTCGGCGGCCGAACTGGCGGAGGCCGTTTCGGCCACCGCGGCCGGGCGGGCCGTGTTCACTCCGAGTCTGGCCGGTTTGGTGCTGGGCGAATACCGCCGCATCGCCCAGAGCAAGGACTCGGGATCGAAGCATCCCAGCCTGACCGAGCGCGAGACCGAGGTATTGCGTCACGTCGCAAAAGGGCTGTCCGCCAAGCAGATTGCCGAGAGATTGTCGTTGAGCCATCGCACCGTCGAAAATCATGTCCAGGCGACGTTTCGCAAGCTCCAGGTGGCCAACCGAGTCGAGTTGACGCGCTACGCGATTGAGCACGGACTCGACGACGAGGCCGACTAG